One Streptomyces sp. V4I8 genomic window carries:
- a CDS encoding UbiX family flavin prenyltransferase, with amino-acid sequence MNPVKPGETPRTPWIVGVSGASGTPYAAAVLRALLAAGESVDLVVSRASRLTLLDETGISFRDAHWEADLREWLSRGADGKPGTFQADIAGVRHWSAGDLAAGPSSGSYPVKGMLIVPASTACVAGVALGLSKDLLQRAASVTLKERRKLVVAVRETPLNGQTLRHLVALDDAGASVVPASPGFYAGATHIQDLVDFVAGRVLDAAGVEHGLYRRWKGELGNGT; translated from the coding sequence GTGAACCCAGTCAAGCCAGGAGAGACGCCGCGTACGCCTTGGATCGTAGGGGTGTCCGGCGCTTCCGGCACCCCATACGCGGCCGCGGTGCTGCGCGCGCTCCTCGCCGCCGGGGAGAGCGTCGACCTGGTCGTCAGCCGGGCGTCACGGCTCACCCTGCTCGATGAGACGGGGATCTCGTTCCGGGACGCCCACTGGGAGGCCGACCTGCGGGAGTGGCTGTCCCGCGGGGCCGACGGCAAGCCCGGGACCTTCCAGGCCGACATCGCCGGCGTACGGCACTGGAGCGCGGGGGACCTCGCGGCCGGGCCGTCGTCCGGGTCGTACCCCGTCAAGGGCATGCTGATCGTGCCCGCCTCGACGGCCTGCGTGGCGGGCGTCGCGCTCGGGCTGTCCAAGGATCTCTTGCAGCGGGCGGCGAGCGTCACCCTCAAGGAGCGCCGCAAGCTGGTCGTGGCCGTACGGGAAACCCCGCTGAACGGCCAGACCCTGCGGCATCTCGTCGCACTGGACGACGCCGGCGCGAGTGTCGTACCGGCGTCTCCGGGGTTCTACGCGGGCGCGACCCACATTCAGGACCTCGTGGACTTCGTCGCCGGACGGGTGCTGGACGCGGCGGGCGTCGAGCACGGCCTGTACCGGCGGTGGAAGGGCGAGCTGGGGAACGGCACATAG
- the mqnP gene encoding menaquinone biosynthesis prenyltransferase MqnP, with protein sequence MSSASAAIPQPGRTKAFLRLVMIEHSVFALPFAYIAALTAMFQLDRNIHWGRLLLVTVCMVGLRTFAMAVNRIIDREIDARNPRTAHRELVTGAMSVRHAWTGALIALVIFLGSAALLNPLCLALAPIAVIPMVVYPYGKRFTNFPQAILGLAQAMGPVGGWLAVTGSWSWDAVILGLAVGIWIGGFDLIYACQDVDTDRETGVMSVPARFGIPAAIWGARVCHAVTTGLFVWYGVVTDAGAFFWLGLLVVAGAFGYEHSIVRPHDLSRLNRAFFSVNGFIGIALFVCALMDLVVRGLTV encoded by the coding sequence GTGAGCAGCGCCTCCGCCGCGATTCCGCAGCCAGGACGCACGAAGGCGTTCCTCCGCCTCGTGATGATCGAGCACTCGGTGTTCGCGCTGCCCTTCGCGTACATCGCCGCGCTCACCGCGATGTTCCAGCTGGACCGGAACATCCACTGGGGCCGGCTGCTCCTGGTGACGGTCTGCATGGTCGGCCTGCGCACCTTCGCGATGGCCGTGAACCGGATCATCGACCGCGAGATCGACGCGCGGAACCCCCGGACCGCCCACCGCGAGCTGGTGACCGGCGCGATGTCGGTCCGCCACGCCTGGACGGGCGCCCTGATCGCCCTGGTGATCTTCCTGGGCTCAGCGGCCCTGCTGAACCCCCTGTGCCTCGCCCTGGCCCCCATCGCGGTGATCCCGATGGTGGTCTACCCCTACGGCAAACGCTTCACGAACTTCCCCCAGGCCATCCTGGGCCTCGCCCAGGCGATGGGCCCGGTCGGCGGCTGGCTGGCGGTCACCGGGTCCTGGTCCTGGGACGCGGTGATCCTGGGCCTGGCGGTGGGCATCTGGATCGGTGGCTTCGACCTGATCTACGCCTGCCAGGACGTCGACACCGACCGCGAGACCGGCGTCATGTCGGTCCCGGCCCGCTTCGGCATCCCGGCGGCGATCTGGGGCGCGCGCGTCTGCCACGCGGTGACGACGGGATTGTTCGTCTGGTACGGGGTGGTCACGGACGCGGGCGCGTTCTTCTGGCTGGGCCTGCTGGTCGTGGCCGGCGCGTTCGGGTACGAGCACTCGATCGTGCGGCCGCATGACCTGTCGCGCCTGAACAGGGCGTTCTTCAGCGTCAACGGGTTCATCGGTATTGCCCTGTTCGTGTGTGCGCTGATGGATCTTGTGGTTCGGGGGCTGACCGTGTAG
- a CDS encoding Uma2 family endonuclease, protein MTVSDIDRLHSQLSRFEDMCPGYRVEIVEGNIMMSPVKPHHAQTIRLVWNTLEDQVGVEWGFASDVAFPFDEDNEFCPDLAVIPASEVAKNEGAYPPDLIELVVEVVSQGSIRRDYEVKPRWYASQGIANYLVLDPLKGHAVTMWNPGPDGYRGRDTIPYGPELTVDSPLGKLTVPTAGLPVDPKARPLP, encoded by the coding sequence ATGACCGTCTCGGACATCGACCGCCTGCACTCGCAGCTCAGCCGGTTCGAGGACATGTGCCCCGGCTATCGGGTGGAGATTGTCGAGGGCAACATCATGATGAGTCCGGTCAAGCCGCACCACGCGCAGACCATCCGTTTGGTCTGGAACACGCTTGAGGACCAGGTCGGTGTGGAGTGGGGCTTCGCCAGCGACGTTGCCTTCCCGTTCGATGAGGACAATGAGTTCTGTCCTGACCTGGCTGTCATCCCGGCCTCGGAAGTGGCGAAGAACGAAGGTGCGTACCCGCCCGATCTGATCGAGCTGGTCGTCGAGGTGGTGTCTCAGGGCAGCATCCGCCGTGACTACGAGGTGAAACCCCGTTGGTACGCCTCCCAGGGCATCGCCAACTACCTCGTCCTCGACCCCCTCAAGGGCCACGCCGTCACGATGTGGAACCCCGGCCCCGACGGCTACCGAGGCCGCGACACCATCCCCTACGGCCCCGAGCTCACCGTCGACTCCCCGCTCGGCAAGCTGACCGTCCCCACCGCCGGCCTCCCTGTCGACCCTAAAGCGCGCCCCCTGCCCTGA
- a CDS encoding UdgX family uracil-DNA binding protein (This protein belongs to the uracil DNA glycosylase superfamily, members of which act in excision repair of DNA. However, it belongs more specifically to UdgX branch, whose founding member was found to bind uracil in DNA (where it does not belong), without cleaving it, appears to promote DNA repair by a pathway involving RecA, rather than base excision.) yields the protein MVSTKAPEDAYTAEPFLPDRGGLPALRRAAAECRGCPLHRDATQTVFGAGTGNARVMLVGEQPGDQEDRQGKPFVGPAGKLLDRALAEAGIDPADAYVTNAVKHFKFTRAEPRKRRIHKAPTLREMTACGPWLAAELAVVEPELIVLLGASAGKALLGSSFRVGEVRGALLEREIHGRQEKLVATVHPSSVLRAQDDADRKAAYEGLVSDLKVAARALS from the coding sequence ATGGTGAGCACCAAGGCGCCCGAGGACGCCTACACCGCTGAGCCCTTCCTCCCCGATCGAGGCGGGCTCCCCGCCCTCCGCCGTGCTGCCGCCGAGTGCCGGGGCTGCCCCCTGCACCGGGACGCCACGCAGACCGTGTTCGGCGCCGGGACGGGGAACGCCCGCGTCATGCTGGTGGGTGAACAGCCCGGTGACCAGGAGGACCGGCAGGGCAAGCCCTTCGTGGGCCCTGCCGGGAAGCTGCTGGACCGGGCCCTCGCGGAGGCCGGCATCGACCCCGCCGACGCCTACGTCACGAACGCCGTCAAGCACTTCAAGTTCACTCGGGCCGAGCCCCGCAAGCGCCGTATCCACAAGGCGCCCACCCTCCGCGAGATGACGGCCTGCGGCCCCTGGCTGGCCGCCGAGCTGGCCGTGGTCGAGCCCGAGCTGATCGTGCTCCTGGGCGCGAGCGCGGGCAAGGCGTTGCTGGGGTCGTCGTTCCGGGTCGGGGAGGTGCGCGGGGCGCTGCTGGAGCGGGAGATCCACGGTCGGCAGGAGAAGCTGGTGGCGACGGTGCATCCGTCGTCGGTGCTGCGGGCTCAGGACGACGCGGACCGCAAGGCGGCGTACGAGGGTCTCGTCTCCGATCTGAAAGTGGCGGCGCGAGCACTGTCGTAA
- a CDS encoding nucleoside deaminase, whose amino-acid sequence MELLDQATAGTWLATAVEEARAGLREGGIPIGAALYGPDGSLLGRGHNRRVQDGDPSTHAETAAFRAAGRQRSYRGTTMVTTLSPCWYCSGLVRQFGISRVVVGEAVTFHGGHDWLAEHGVEVVLLDDPECVGMMRDFIETNPALWNEDIGE is encoded by the coding sequence ATGGAGCTCTTGGATCAGGCGACGGCCGGTACCTGGCTGGCCACCGCCGTCGAGGAGGCCCGCGCCGGGCTCCGCGAAGGCGGCATCCCGATCGGTGCCGCCCTCTACGGCCCCGACGGGTCCCTCCTCGGCCGCGGGCACAACCGGCGCGTCCAGGACGGCGATCCGTCCACACACGCGGAGACGGCCGCCTTCCGGGCGGCGGGACGGCAGCGGTCGTATCGCGGCACGACCATGGTGACCACTCTCTCCCCCTGCTGGTACTGCTCCGGTCTGGTCCGGCAGTTCGGCATCTCCCGGGTGGTGGTCGGCGAGGCGGTCACCTTCCACGGCGGGCACGACTGGCTGGCGGAGCACGGCGTCGAGGTCGTGCTTCTGGACGATCCCGAGTGCGTCGGGATGATGCGCGACTTCATCGAGACCAATCCGGCACTGTGGAACGAGGACATCGGTGAGTGA
- a CDS encoding PLD nuclease N-terminal domain-containing protein gives MLRVLMFLVPLALSVYAFIDCISTKEDDIRHMPKPLWAILVLVFPLVGSISWLIAGKKRSPAAEGWSGVREQRRRQQWVAPDDNPEFLKSLNEDDDENDDQKKDDGPKRDEP, from the coding sequence ATGCTCCGGGTGCTGATGTTCCTCGTGCCACTGGCACTGAGCGTGTACGCGTTCATCGACTGCATCAGCACGAAGGAGGACGACATCCGCCACATGCCCAAGCCGCTCTGGGCGATCCTCGTCCTGGTGTTCCCGCTCGTCGGCTCGATCTCCTGGCTCATCGCGGGCAAGAAGCGCAGCCCGGCGGCCGAGGGCTGGTCCGGCGTACGGGAGCAGCGTCGGCGGCAGCAGTGGGTCGCCCCCGACGACAACCCCGAGTTCCTGAAGTCCCTGAACGAGGACGACGACGAGAACGACGACCAGAAGAAGGACGACGGTCCGAAGCGCGACGAGCCCTGA
- a CDS encoding Lrp/AsnC family transcriptional regulator codes for MDAVDRQLIQALRENGRASYAELGRLVGLSGPSVTDRINRLEAAGVITGYRATVDAASLGLGVTALIGISLSDATDHEDVANRLRDLGEIEDCWFIAGDDSYMLKVRAADVDGLEKIIRRLSGTTGVSRTRTTIVLSTKWDNRVGELPEEE; via the coding sequence ATGGACGCGGTGGACAGGCAGCTCATCCAGGCCCTGAGGGAGAACGGCCGGGCCTCCTACGCGGAGCTGGGACGCCTCGTCGGCCTGTCGGGACCCAGCGTCACCGACCGCATCAACCGGCTGGAGGCGGCCGGCGTCATCACCGGCTACCGCGCCACCGTCGACGCCGCCTCGCTCGGCCTCGGCGTCACCGCGCTGATCGGCATCTCGCTCTCCGACGCCACCGACCACGAGGACGTGGCGAACCGCCTGCGGGACCTGGGCGAGATCGAGGACTGCTGGTTCATCGCGGGCGACGACTCGTACATGCTCAAGGTGCGCGCGGCCGACGTGGACGGCCTGGAGAAGATCATCCGACGGCTCAGTGGCACCACGGGCGTCAGCAGGACCCGTACGACGATCGTGCTCTCCACCAAGTGGGATAACCGGGTCGGAGAGCTGCCCGAGGAGGAGTAG
- a CDS encoding rhomboid family intramembrane serine protease, with protein sequence MAGTSGGSGKPVAWGAQREWSRGDRARAAAKLMLGWVALLWLLEVVDVISGHALDGFGIVPRISSELVDVVPASFIHFGFAHVAANSVPLLVLGFLAALGGIRRFAAVCALIIVADGLGVWLISPSGTNTAGASGLIFGLFGFLLVTGFVERRPLGVLAGLLVAAIWGGSILAGIAPTQSGVSWQGHLVGLVAGVAAAFVLRRRSDGPALRAGGAL encoded by the coding sequence ATGGCTGGTACGTCGGGTGGGTCGGGTAAGCCGGTCGCGTGGGGTGCGCAGCGCGAGTGGTCTCGGGGTGACCGCGCGAGGGCCGCGGCCAAGCTGATGCTGGGCTGGGTGGCGCTGCTGTGGCTGCTGGAAGTGGTCGACGTGATCAGCGGGCACGCGCTGGACGGCTTCGGCATCGTCCCGCGTATTTCGTCCGAGCTGGTGGACGTCGTCCCGGCGTCCTTCATCCACTTCGGCTTCGCCCATGTCGCCGCGAACAGCGTGCCGTTGCTGGTCCTCGGGTTCCTCGCGGCCCTCGGTGGGATACGCCGGTTCGCCGCCGTCTGCGCCCTGATCATCGTCGCCGACGGCCTCGGGGTGTGGCTGATATCGCCGTCCGGCACCAACACCGCGGGCGCCTCCGGCCTGATCTTCGGCCTCTTCGGCTTCCTGCTGGTCACCGGCTTCGTGGAGCGCCGTCCGCTCGGCGTCCTGGCCGGTCTGCTGGTGGCCGCGATCTGGGGCGGCTCCATCCTGGCGGGGATCGCCCCGACCCAGTCCGGCGTGAGCTGGCAGGGGCATCTGGTGGGGCTGGTGGCAGGGGTTGCGGCGGCGTTCGTCCTGCGGCGCCGGTCGGACGGACCGGCGCTCAGGGCAGGGGGCGCGCTTTAG
- a CDS encoding isopenicillin N synthase family dioxygenase has product MSEHPRTPHGPRTSRAPRTPRIPTIDLRPWLGGDTEARRAIARTVDEALQTAGFLLVTGHGVDPSLRARIRTAARAFFTLPVEVKQAYEVKVGGRGWLGPGAEANGYAEGTETPPDLKESLTFATHEPFDDPVINAEWYAPNVWPAETPELRSLCEEYLARMGELENQLLSLLGEALGLEPDFFSRHMDHPTYGFNINWYPGAEVIGEPEPGQFRIGPHTDFGTVTILDRQAGKGGLQVYTDEGGWEDAPFDPEAFTINIGDLMARWTGDRWRSGRHRVLPPPADAPAEELMSLVYFGECTPGTLVESVPAPVGRVAYEPVDSHVYLREKLDSITVD; this is encoded by the coding sequence GTGAGTGAGCACCCCCGCACCCCCCACGGCCCCCGCACTTCCCGCGCGCCCCGCACCCCCCGCATTCCCACGATCGACCTGCGGCCCTGGCTCGGAGGCGATACCGAGGCCCGCCGGGCCATCGCCCGCACCGTCGACGAGGCCCTCCAGACCGCCGGGTTCCTCCTGGTCACCGGGCATGGCGTGGACCCTTCCCTGCGCGCCCGCATCCGCACGGCGGCCCGCGCCTTCTTCACGCTCCCGGTCGAGGTCAAGCAGGCGTACGAAGTGAAGGTCGGCGGCCGCGGCTGGCTCGGCCCCGGTGCCGAGGCCAACGGGTACGCGGAGGGCACCGAGACCCCGCCGGACCTGAAGGAGTCGCTCACCTTCGCGACGCACGAGCCGTTCGACGACCCGGTGATCAACGCCGAGTGGTACGCACCGAACGTCTGGCCGGCGGAGACGCCCGAACTCCGGTCGCTGTGCGAGGAGTACCTCGCGCGCATGGGTGAGCTGGAGAACCAGCTCCTCTCCCTGCTCGGCGAGGCCCTCGGCCTCGAACCCGACTTCTTCTCACGGCACATGGACCATCCGACGTACGGCTTCAACATCAACTGGTATCCGGGTGCGGAGGTGATCGGGGAGCCGGAGCCCGGGCAGTTCCGCATCGGTCCGCACACCGACTTCGGCACCGTGACGATCCTCGACCGGCAGGCCGGCAAGGGCGGGCTGCAGGTCTACACGGACGAGGGCGGATGGGAGGACGCGCCCTTCGACCCGGAGGCGTTCACCATCAACATCGGGGACCTGATGGCCCGTTGGACCGGCGACCGATGGCGGTCGGGGCGGCACCGGGTGCTGCCGCCGCCCGCGGACGCGCCGGCCGAGGAGCTGATGTCCCTCGTCTACTTCGGGGAGTGCACGCCCGGCACGCTCGTGGAGTCCGTGCCGGCTCCGGTGGGGCGGGTGGCGTACGAGCCGGTCGACTCCCATGTGTATCTGCGGGAGAAGCTGGACTCGATCACCGTCGACTGA
- the mqnE gene encoding aminofutalosine synthase MqnE — MDVGLKRELEEKVRSGERLSREDGIALYESDDLAWLGGLAHEVRTRKNGDVVHFNVNRHLNMTNVCTASCAYCSFQRKPGEKDAYTMRIEEAVKLAKAMESDNLTELHIVNGLHPNLPWRYYPRSLRELKAALPDVSLKAFTATEIHHFETISGLSASEILDELIDAGLESLTGGGAEIFDWEVRQHIVDHRTHWEDWSRIHRLAHEKGLKTPSTMLYGHIEEPRHRVDHVLRLRELQDETGGFQVFIPLRYQHDFVDMKDGKVRNRLQARTQMATGAEALKTFAVSRLLFDNVPHVKVFWVMHGVQTAQLALQHGADDMDGSVVEYKITHDADNYGTPNKLTREDLLDLIRDAGFRPVERNTRYEIIREYDGPDPLRRESPQPMRV, encoded by the coding sequence ATGGACGTCGGGCTCAAGCGCGAGCTGGAGGAGAAGGTCCGCTCCGGTGAGCGGCTGTCCCGCGAGGACGGCATCGCGCTGTACGAGTCGGACGACCTGGCATGGCTCGGCGGCCTCGCGCACGAGGTGCGCACGCGCAAGAACGGTGACGTGGTTCATTTCAACGTCAACCGGCACCTCAACATGACCAACGTCTGTACGGCCTCCTGCGCGTACTGCTCCTTCCAGCGCAAGCCGGGGGAGAAGGACGCGTACACGATGCGCATCGAGGAGGCCGTCAAGCTGGCCAAGGCGATGGAGTCGGACAACCTCACCGAGCTGCACATCGTCAACGGCCTGCACCCGAACCTCCCCTGGCGCTACTACCCGCGTTCGCTGCGGGAGCTCAAGGCCGCCCTCCCGGACGTCTCGCTGAAGGCCTTCACGGCGACCGAGATCCACCACTTCGAGACGATCAGCGGGCTGTCGGCGTCCGAGATCCTCGACGAGCTGATCGACGCGGGCCTGGAGTCGCTGACCGGCGGCGGCGCCGAGATCTTCGACTGGGAGGTCCGACAGCACATCGTGGACCACCGCACCCACTGGGAGGACTGGTCCCGGATCCACCGCCTGGCGCACGAGAAGGGTCTGAAGACCCCGAGCACCATGCTGTACGGCCACATCGAGGAGCCGCGGCACCGGGTGGACCACGTCCTGCGCCTGCGTGAGCTCCAGGACGAGACCGGCGGTTTCCAGGTGTTCATCCCCCTGCGCTACCAGCACGACTTCGTCGACATGAAGGACGGCAAGGTACGCAACCGCCTCCAGGCCAGGACCCAGATGGCGACCGGCGCGGAGGCCCTGAAGACCTTCGCGGTGTCCCGTCTGCTGTTCGACAACGTCCCGCACGTCAAGGTCTTCTGGGTCATGCACGGCGTCCAGACCGCCCAGCTGGCCCTCCAGCACGGTGCGGACGACATGGACGGCTCGGTCGTCGAGTACAAGATCACGCACGACGCGGACAACTACGGCACGCCGAACAAGCTGACCCGCGAGGACCTGCTGGACCTGATCCGGGATGCCGGGTTCCGTCCGGTGGAGCGCAACACGCGCTACGAGATCATCCGGGAGTACGACGGCCCGGACCCGCTGCGTCGCGAGTCCCCCCAGCCGATGCGGGTGTGA
- a CDS encoding SRPBCC domain-containing protein, with protein sequence MTGSVEQGISQTHGNTHILHFLVRLPQAMETVWPALTTPEGLTSWFTTADVLEPRLGGAVTLRDVGAGRITAWDVERVAEYTVEDGGRIRFHLEREGSEGSVLRFTHEFQGGDESEPRWRARFEKLIDVLEAGP encoded by the coding sequence ATGACCGGTTCGGTGGAACAGGGCATCAGCCAGACCCACGGAAACACGCACATCCTGCACTTCCTGGTACGGCTTCCGCAGGCCATGGAGACGGTCTGGCCCGCGCTGACCACCCCCGAGGGGCTCACGTCCTGGTTCACGACCGCCGACGTCCTGGAACCCCGGCTCGGGGGCGCGGTCACACTGCGTGACGTCGGGGCCGGGCGGATCACCGCGTGGGACGTGGAGCGGGTCGCCGAGTACACGGTGGAGGACGGCGGCCGGATCAGGTTCCACCTGGAGCGGGAGGGCAGCGAGGGCAGCGTCCTGCGCTTCACCCACGAGTTCCAGGGCGGGGACGAGTCGGAACCGCGGTGGCGGGCGCGCTTCGAGAAGCTGATCGACGTACTCGAAGCGGGCCCCTGA
- a CDS encoding menaquinone biosynthesis decarboxylase — MAYDDLRSLLRALEREGDLKRVKAEVDPYLEVGEIVDRVQKSGGPALLFENVKGSSMPLAMNVFGTDRRLLKALGLKSYGDISDKIGGLLKPELPHGFVGVREAFGKLGAMTHVPPKKVKSDSAPVQEVVLHGDEVDLDRLPALFTWPKDGGSFFNLGLTHTKDPESGVRNLGLYRLQRHDKRTIGMHWQIHKDSRNHYQVAARRGERLPVAIAFGCPPAVTYASTAPLPGDIDEYLFAGFVAGKRIEMVDCKTVPLQVPAQAEVVLEGWLEPGEMLPEGPFGDHTGFYTPQEPFPALKIDCVTMRRRPLLQSIVVGRPPTEDGPLGRATERFFLPLLKIIVPDIVDYHLPESGGFHNCAIVSIDKKYPKHAQKTMHAIWGAHMMSLTKLIVVVDSDCDVHDLHEVSWRALGNTDYARDLTVVEGPVDHLDHASYQQFWGGKAGIDATKKWPEEGYTRDGGWPDMVESDPETAAKVDRRWKEYGL, encoded by the coding sequence ATGGCTTACGACGATCTTCGTTCCCTGCTCAGGGCGCTGGAGCGCGAAGGCGACCTCAAGCGCGTCAAGGCTGAGGTCGATCCGTATCTGGAGGTCGGGGAGATCGTCGACCGCGTCCAGAAGTCCGGCGGTCCCGCGCTGCTCTTCGAGAACGTGAAGGGGTCGTCGATGCCCCTCGCGATGAACGTCTTCGGGACGGACCGGCGGCTGCTGAAAGCCCTGGGGCTCAAGTCCTACGGCGACATCTCCGACAAGATCGGCGGGCTGCTCAAGCCCGAACTGCCGCACGGGTTCGTGGGCGTCCGCGAGGCCTTCGGGAAGCTCGGCGCGATGACGCACGTACCGCCGAAGAAGGTGAAGTCGGACAGCGCGCCGGTGCAGGAGGTCGTGCTGCACGGGGACGAGGTGGATCTGGACCGGCTCCCGGCCCTGTTCACCTGGCCCAAGGACGGCGGCTCCTTCTTCAACCTGGGGCTCACCCACACCAAGGACCCGGAGTCCGGCGTACGGAATCTGGGGCTGTACCGCCTCCAGCGCCACGACAAGCGCACCATCGGCATGCACTGGCAGATCCACAAGGACAGCCGGAACCACTACCAGGTCGCGGCGAGGAGGGGAGAGCGGCTGCCGGTCGCGATCGCCTTCGGCTGCCCGCCCGCCGTGACCTACGCGTCCACCGCGCCCCTCCCCGGTGACATCGACGAGTACCTGTTCGCCGGGTTCGTCGCGGGCAAGCGGATCGAGATGGTGGACTGCAAAACGGTGCCGCTGCAGGTGCCGGCGCAGGCGGAGGTCGTGCTGGAGGGGTGGCTGGAGCCCGGCGAGATGCTGCCGGAAGGGCCGTTCGGCGACCACACCGGCTTCTACACGCCGCAGGAGCCGTTCCCGGCGCTGAAGATCGACTGCGTGACGATGCGCCGCCGGCCCCTGCTCCAGTCGATCGTCGTGGGCCGGCCCCCGACGGAGGACGGACCGCTGGGCCGTGCGACGGAACGCTTCTTCCTCCCCCTGCTGAAGATCATCGTCCCGGACATCGTGGACTACCACCTGCCGGAATCCGGCGGCTTCCACAACTGCGCGATCGTCTCGATCGACAAGAAGTACCCCAAGCACGCGCAGAAGACGATGCACGCGATCTGGGGCGCCCACATGATGTCCCTGACCAAGCTGATCGTGGTCGTCGACTCCGACTGCGACGTCCACGATCTGCACGAGGTCTCCTGGCGGGCGCTCGGCAACACCGACTACGCCCGTGACCTCACGGTCGTCGAAGGCCCCGTCGACCATCTCGACCACGCCTCCTACCAGCAGTTCTGGGGCGGCAAGGCGGGAATCGACGCGACGAAGAAGTGGCCCGAGGAGGGCTACACGCGCGACGGCGGCTGGCCCGACATGGTCGAGTCCGACCCGGAGACGGCGGCGAAGGTCGACCGCCGCTGGAAGGAGTACGGACTGTGA
- a CDS encoding condensation domain-containing protein, whose translation MRMTDIQRCEVRPGRLVEWTLSPATVAAATGLPEDSRPPAYVQESHLKTVHSVREDGLFLPTWLGTAFDIPGRVDLDALQDALYGWTLRHETLRSGFRWTDGEMRRFTVDTGAVSLRREVVGDFPDATELVQHLQDRFDTAAYALRWPNFIYAAVVRDDCTSVYMAFDHSNVDGYSIMRVPAEIHDLYAAAVAGRPVAPSPVGSYVDFCEIEREEADRIDDDHVIVARWREFIKRCDGQLPNFPVELGVDPVGLHPQKLMREMIVDADTAAAFETYCRPYGGSLVGVLAATSLVVHELGGQPVYRTVVPFHTRDTTRWSDSVGWFVGAAPIEVPVAAASDLGSALRTVRAELRANRPLARIPLARVLDLLGSDFRPTSPDLYSVVSFLDARGIPGSAQWTDRKVYGLGRVTYGDKVYVWFNRLHEGLWFTCRYPDTDIAYKNMRLYVERLRDLMVSTVS comes from the coding sequence GTGCGAATGACTGACATCCAGCGCTGCGAAGTCCGGCCCGGCCGGCTCGTCGAGTGGACGCTCAGCCCGGCGACGGTGGCGGCGGCGACAGGCCTGCCGGAGGACTCCAGACCGCCGGCGTACGTGCAGGAGTCACATCTCAAGACGGTCCACTCCGTACGCGAGGACGGCCTGTTCCTGCCGACCTGGCTCGGCACGGCGTTCGACATCCCGGGCCGGGTCGATCTCGACGCACTGCAGGACGCGCTGTACGGCTGGACGCTGCGGCACGAGACGCTGCGCAGCGGCTTCCGCTGGACCGACGGCGAGATGCGGCGGTTCACGGTCGACACCGGGGCCGTGTCACTCCGGCGCGAAGTCGTCGGCGACTTCCCCGACGCGACGGAACTGGTCCAGCATCTCCAGGACCGCTTCGACACCGCGGCGTACGCGCTGCGCTGGCCGAACTTCATCTACGCGGCGGTCGTCCGGGACGACTGCACCAGCGTGTACATGGCGTTCGACCACAGCAACGTCGACGGCTACTCGATCATGCGCGTCCCGGCCGAGATCCACGATCTCTACGCGGCGGCCGTCGCGGGCCGCCCCGTGGCTCCGTCGCCGGTCGGCAGTTACGTCGACTTCTGCGAGATCGAGCGGGAGGAGGCGGACCGGATCGACGACGACCACGTGATCGTCGCCCGCTGGCGGGAGTTCATCAAACGCTGCGACGGACAGCTGCCGAACTTCCCCGTCGAGCTCGGCGTCGATCCCGTCGGCCTGCACCCCCAGAAGCTCATGCGCGAGATGATCGTGGACGCCGACACCGCCGCGGCGTTCGAGACGTACTGCCGCCCCTACGGCGGAAGCCTGGTCGGGGTACTGGCCGCGACGAGCCTGGTGGTGCACGAGCTGGGCGGTCAGCCCGTCTACCGCACGGTTGTGCCGTTCCACACCCGGGACACGACGCGGTGGTCGGACTCGGTGGGCTGGTTCGTCGGCGCCGCGCCGATCGAGGTTCCCGTGGCCGCCGCGTCCGATCTCGGCAGCGCCCTGAGGACCGTGCGCGCCGAGCTGCGCGCCAACAGGCCGCTGGCCCGCATCCCGCTCGCCCGGGTCCTGGACCTGCTCGGCTCGGACTTCCGCCCGACGTCGCCCGACCTGTACTCGGTCGTCTCGTTCCTCGACGCCCGGGGCATCCCCGGCTCCGCGCAGTGGACCGACCGGAAGGTGTACGGACTGGGCAGGGTGACGTACGGGGACAAGGTGTACGTGTGGTTCAACCGGCTCCATGAGGGCCTGTGGTTCACGTGCCGCTACCCGGACACCGACATCGCGTACAAGAACATGCGGCTCTACGTGGAGCGGCTGCGGGACCTCATGGTCTCGACGGTCTCGTGA